The Chlamydiota bacterium genome contains a region encoding:
- a CDS encoding DUF1259 domain-containing protein, with amino-acid sequence MKMVRLSKIILLFLFFGFSGKQEVFSANESQGKLDTQTLFKKIEDLTGAKGKFDEKENVFKVSFPRSDFSIDVAGIKLVPSQGLTVWAAFKIMGSEAMMMGDMVLLEEQVNPVMSVALENGLEVTALHNHFFWDSPKVMFMHIGGTGDAEKIAGAVGKVFAKIKEKPESRPHYTLDSKKPPLDPKIIEDILSAKGEMKDDIYKIVFGRLTIMNGHEMGNAMGVNTWAAFAGNDDQAVVDGDFAMLESEVQGVLKTLRGAGMNIVAIHNHMTMENPRIIFLHFWGMDSTVNLAKGIKKALEIQNIKQGEVEK; translated from the coding sequence ATGAAAATGGTTCGTCTATCTAAAATTATTTTATTGTTTTTGTTCTTTGGATTTTCTGGGAAACAGGAAGTTTTTTCGGCCAACGAGAGTCAAGGCAAACTCGACACCCAAACCCTTTTTAAAAAAATCGAAGACCTTACAGGGGCCAAGGGGAAATTTGATGAAAAGGAAAATGTCTTTAAAGTCAGTTTCCCCCGTTCTGATTTTTCAATTGATGTTGCCGGGATCAAATTGGTTCCGTCTCAGGGCCTGACGGTGTGGGCCGCGTTTAAAATAATGGGAAGCGAGGCCATGATGATGGGAGACATGGTATTGCTTGAAGAACAAGTGAATCCTGTCATGAGTGTAGCTTTGGAAAACGGGTTGGAAGTGACGGCCTTACATAATCATTTCTTCTGGGATTCCCCCAAGGTGATGTTTATGCATATTGGAGGAACAGGAGACGCAGAAAAAATAGCGGGTGCTGTTGGAAAGGTCTTCGCAAAAATTAAGGAGAAACCAGAGTCTCGTCCGCACTACACATTGGATTCTAAAAAACCACCTCTTGATCCAAAAATCATTGAAGACATTTTGAGCGCAAAGGGTGAAATGAAAGATGATATTTATAAGATTGTTTTTGGCCGATTAACCATAATGAATGGACATGAAATGGGGAATGCGATGGGTGTCAATACCTGGGCGGCTTTTGCCGGCAATGACGACCAGGCTGTTGTGGATGGAGATTTTGCGATGCTGGAATCTGAGGTTCAAGGTGTGCTCAAGACCTTGCGCGGAGCTGGAATGAATATTGTCGCGATTCATAATCATATGACGATGGAAAATCCAAGAATCATTTTTTTACACTTCTGGGGAATGGACTCAACAGTTAATCTGGCTAAGGGGATCAAGAAGGCTCTCGAGATTCAAAATATTAAACAAGGTGAGGTGGAAAAATGA
- a CDS encoding TlpA family protein disulfide reductase codes for MMKKYLMIFLTIFISMELGAWAALKPSESDEFNGQEAPLFTFQSLGGDSLSLEGFKGHPILLNFFASWCPPCRQEVSELMKLHKKYSPEGLVIIGVASDSKLIPETSKDKERSDVVQLSKWLSIPYPIESSVTVHFWLALFLFAITFCRFLMRWWKGSEALQGRRAWIYGLLSLIGIWSLFAMSYVGGLVSHN; via the coding sequence ATGATGAAAAAATATCTGATGATTTTCCTGACAATTTTTATAAGTATGGAGTTAGGGGCGTGGGCTGCATTAAAACCCTCTGAATCTGATGAATTTAATGGCCAGGAGGCCCCCCTTTTTACATTTCAGTCATTGGGCGGCGATTCTTTATCACTTGAGGGATTTAAGGGACATCCTATTCTATTAAATTTTTTTGCCAGCTGGTGTCCCCCTTGCCGCCAGGAAGTTTCTGAACTCATGAAACTGCACAAGAAATATTCGCCTGAAGGCTTGGTGATCATTGGGGTAGCCTCAGATTCTAAGTTAATCCCGGAGACTTCAAAGGACAAAGAAAGAAGTGATGTTGTACAACTTTCAAAATGGTTAAGCATTCCTTATCCTATTGAGAGTTCTGTCACAGTGCATTTTTGGCTGGCCCTTTTTCTTTTTGCGATTACATTTTGCCGTTTCCTGATGCGATGGTGGAAAGGGTCAGAGGCTTTGCAAGGGAGACGTGCTTGGATTTATGGACTTCTTTCTTTGATAGGTATCTGGAGCCTTTTTGCTATGAGTTATGTGGGCGGTTTGGTAAGTCATAATTAA
- a CDS encoding DUF4258 domain-containing protein: MDIEWIKSQIRTETYLWSLHADEERRNDQLKVDEVTSALLNGKILEIYPRDRRGASCLIYGKSGNSPVHIVCGKNILGRLVIITVYKPRMPKWKTPTERSKT, translated from the coding sequence ATGGACATTGAATGGATCAAAAGTCAAATTCGAACTGAAACGTATTTATGGAGTTTACATGCTGATGAAGAAAGACGAAATGACCAGCTTAAAGTGGACGAAGTTACTTCAGCCCTTCTTAATGGGAAAATATTAGAAATATATCCACGGGATCGAAGAGGAGCATCATGCTTGATTTATGGAAAATCAGGCAACAGTCCTGTTCATATCGTCTGTGGGAAAAACATATTGGGTCGCTTAGTCATTATTACCGTATATAAGCCACGGATGCCTAAATGGAAAACGCCAACGGAAAGGAGCAAAACATGA
- a CDS encoding YgiT-type zinc finger protein, whose amino-acid sequence MIPYGDCIHCGGEVLEKLDRLDYRYQDQLFIMENVPVGICNQCGEKFLTNQTVKKLDHAACTSGKVIKTISVPVISIAA is encoded by the coding sequence ATGATTCCTTATGGTGATTGTATTCATTGCGGAGGAGAGGTTTTAGAAAAGTTAGATCGTCTTGACTATCGCTATCAAGACCAGCTTTTTATTATGGAAAATGTTCCAGTTGGAATTTGCAATCAATGTGGTGAAAAATTTTTGACAAATCAAACGGTAAAAAAACTTGATCACGCTGCATGTACTTCAGGTAAAGTGATCAAAACTATTTCTGTCCCTGTCATCTCAATCGCAGCTTAA
- a CDS encoding ATP-binding protein, producing MLKRLFQFHGLKKLSCFLWGARQVGKSTLLKQLFPHQPCFNLLDPLLFTQFTHSPNALKERLLAMTVGNGPVIIDEVQKIPSLLDVVQLLIDNHGMQFILSGSSARKLRRGSGNLLGGRALRYELHPLTFREIPNFDLLRALNHGLLPRHYLENDPREMIYAYVADYLKEEIFAEALVRNQQAFSQFLEKASFSNAQIVNYTNIASECGVKSVTVKEYFQILEDTLIGQHVPSFALRPKRRVIKAPKFYFFDIGLANFLSRGGEIIFGSEAFGHAFEHFIFMELSAHSHYSRLRYPISYWRTSSGLEVDFVLGEAEVVIGVKGTQNVLPYHLKGIRAFQEEYHPKQALVISLEKAPRQVEGIHILPWTLFLENLWHGQYIK from the coding sequence ATGCTTAAACGCCTGTTTCAGTTTCATGGATTAAAAAAATTGAGCTGCTTCCTCTGGGGAGCCCGTCAGGTGGGTAAAAGCACGCTTTTGAAACAGCTTTTTCCCCACCAACCCTGCTTTAACCTTTTGGATCCTCTTCTTTTTACCCAATTCACACACAGCCCCAATGCATTGAAAGAACGCCTTCTGGCGATGACGGTAGGGAACGGGCCTGTCATCATTGACGAGGTTCAGAAAATTCCTTCTCTCTTGGATGTGGTTCAACTCCTCATCGACAATCATGGGATGCAATTCATCTTGAGTGGTTCCAGTGCCAGAAAATTGAGGCGTGGCTCTGGAAATCTTTTGGGAGGAAGAGCCCTGCGCTACGAACTTCATCCTTTAACCTTTCGAGAAATTCCAAATTTTGACTTGCTTCGAGCCCTAAATCACGGGCTTTTGCCCCGTCATTATTTAGAAAATGACCCTCGAGAAATGATTTATGCCTATGTTGCAGACTACCTGAAAGAAGAGATTTTTGCAGAGGCCCTGGTGAGAAATCAGCAGGCTTTCAGTCAATTCCTAGAAAAGGCCTCTTTCAGCAATGCCCAAATTGTCAACTATACAAATATTGCCAGTGAGTGTGGCGTTAAATCGGTGACCGTAAAAGAATATTTTCAAATATTAGAAGATACTCTGATCGGTCAACATGTCCCGTCTTTTGCTCTACGCCCTAAACGGCGGGTGATCAAAGCCCCAAAATTCTATTTCTTTGATATAGGACTGGCTAACTTTTTGAGTCGTGGAGGAGAAATCATTTTTGGAAGTGAAGCTTTTGGACATGCCTTTGAACATTTTATTTTCATGGAACTTTCAGCCCATTCCCATTATTCACGTCTACGCTACCCTATTTCGTACTGGAGAACATCGTCAGGTCTAGAGGTCGATTTTGTCCTAGGAGAAGCTGAGGTTGTGATCGGAGTCAAAGGAACTCAAAACGTTCTTCCCTATCATTTGAAAGGCATCAGAGCCTTTCAGGAAGAATACCATCCAAAACAAGCCCTTGTGATCTCTCTAGAAAAAGCACCTCGTCAAGTAGAAGGAATTCACATTCTACCTTGGACCCTCTTTTTAGAAAATCTCTGGCATGGGCAATACATCAAATGA
- a CDS encoding DUF4912 domain-containing protein: protein MEKNTKQKTNKLSSASAIAIKEDLKKNETLSVKEPPQQLKTPEVSETVQEKIEDAKFFVGPSSYPLAPSGKELPEKYDRNYITLMVVDPYWIYSYWEVTPDRVEEGLRFLGCKKNEAKTVLRVCDVTGLEGGEGANQFFDIEVQFFIGNWYIHVNAPTKSFRVDIGLLDAIGRFFSLARSNTVTLPRVGVSEVVDEHWMSRESEKMYALSGGFKVGTSSHELKELMEKNFKENLSSGAVSSFGGSPVNPIKKKERSFWFVLNTELIVYGATEPDAEVTVGGRSIPLRPDGTFSLRFALPDGHFPIPATARSSDGVEERTITPVVQRNTEISKPVLKT from the coding sequence ATGGAAAAAAATACGAAGCAAAAGACAAATAAGTTAAGTTCTGCTAGTGCAATTGCCATCAAAGAAGATTTAAAGAAAAATGAGACCCTTTCGGTTAAAGAGCCTCCTCAACAGCTTAAAACGCCTGAAGTGTCTGAAACGGTTCAAGAAAAAATTGAGGATGCTAAATTTTTTGTCGGTCCGTCTTCGTATCCGCTAGCTCCCTCTGGAAAAGAATTGCCCGAAAAATATGACCGAAATTATATTACGCTTATGGTGGTTGATCCTTATTGGATTTACAGTTATTGGGAAGTGACGCCAGATCGTGTGGAAGAGGGTTTGAGGTTTTTAGGATGCAAAAAGAATGAGGCAAAGACCGTTTTAAGAGTTTGTGATGTGACGGGGTTAGAAGGGGGAGAGGGAGCGAATCAGTTTTTTGATATTGAGGTTCAGTTTTTTATTGGCAATTGGTATATCCATGTCAATGCTCCGACAAAATCCTTTCGGGTTGATATTGGTTTACTTGATGCGATAGGTCGATTCTTTTCTCTCGCCCGTTCAAATACCGTGACCCTACCCCGAGTTGGAGTTTCTGAGGTGGTCGATGAACATTGGATGAGTAGGGAATCTGAGAAAATGTATGCCTTGTCCGGTGGATTTAAAGTGGGAACAAGTTCTCATGAGTTAAAAGAGTTGATGGAGAAAAATTTTAAGGAAAATTTATCCTCGGGTGCTGTATCCAGTTTTGGAGGAAGTCCCGTTAATCCTATCAAAAAGAAAGAGAGATCGTTCTGGTTTGTGCTCAACACAGAATTAATTGTTTATGGAGCAACGGAACCTGATGCTGAAGTCACTGTGGGGGGGCGTTCCATTCCACTACGACCCGACGGAACTTTTTCTTTGCGTTTTGCTCTTCCAGATGGTCATTTCCCAATCCCTGCTACAGCTCGTTCCAGCGATGGGGTGGAAGAAAGAACGATCACTCCGGTGGTTCAAAGAAATACTGAGATTTCCAAACCTGTCTTAAAAACATAA
- a CDS encoding Mrp/NBP35 family ATP-binding protein — MTQETILERLKTIHYPGFSRDIVSFGVVKEVIVEWPQVKVVLAFTSEPVEKRQWIQNECQKVLSSLQEVKSIQFEIVQALERTKADRTVLERREIPGVKNLIAVASGKGGVGKSTVAVNLACALQQLGKKVGLLDADIYGPSVPMMMGVQEKPRVTDHNKLLPHVKHGISMMSLGFFLEGDNPVIWRGPMVTGAIRQLLNDCQWGELDYLVVDLPPGTGDAHISLVQLAPLKGAVIVTTPQDVALLDAKKGVLMFQKLEVEILGIVENMSYFICSHCHHKTDIFSQGGGLREAKRLNVPFLGEIPIDPAIRLGGDDGIPIVVSLPTSEVSKAFLEIARKVDENSVLI; from the coding sequence ATGACCCAAGAAACTATTTTAGAAAGATTAAAAACCATTCACTATCCAGGTTTTAGCCGGGACATTGTTTCGTTTGGAGTGGTGAAGGAGGTTATTGTTGAATGGCCCCAAGTTAAAGTTGTTCTCGCCTTTACCTCTGAACCTGTTGAAAAGCGGCAATGGATTCAAAATGAATGTCAAAAAGTTTTATCCAGCCTTCAAGAAGTAAAATCCATTCAGTTTGAAATTGTTCAAGCGCTCGAGCGCACCAAAGCTGATCGTACCGTACTTGAAAGGCGAGAGATTCCAGGGGTTAAGAATTTGATTGCAGTCGCCAGTGGAAAAGGGGGCGTTGGGAAATCAACCGTGGCTGTTAATCTGGCTTGTGCCCTTCAACAATTGGGAAAAAAGGTGGGATTATTAGATGCGGATATTTATGGACCGAGTGTTCCAATGATGATGGGTGTTCAGGAAAAACCTCGGGTGACGGATCATAATAAATTGCTTCCGCATGTTAAGCATGGAATTTCAATGATGTCCTTAGGATTTTTCTTAGAGGGAGATAACCCCGTGATTTGGCGGGGCCCCATGGTGACAGGAGCTATTCGTCAACTCTTGAATGATTGTCAGTGGGGGGAGCTAGATTATCTGGTGGTGGATCTTCCACCAGGGACCGGAGATGCCCATATTTCCTTGGTTCAGCTTGCACCCCTTAAAGGGGCTGTGATTGTCACTACGCCACAAGATGTTGCTCTTCTCGATGCTAAAAAAGGGGTTTTGATGTTTCAAAAGTTGGAAGTAGAAATTTTAGGAATTGTTGAAAATATGAGCTATTTCATTTGCTCTCACTGTCACCATAAGACAGATATTTTTAGTCAGGGAGGAGGACTTCGAGAAGCAAAGCGCCTGAACGTTCCTTTTTTAGGAGAGATTCCCATTGATCCCGCGATTCGTTTGGGTGGAGATGATGGAATTCCCATTGTTGTGAGTTTACCTACTTCGGAAGTTTCAAAAGCTTTTTTAGAAATTGCTCGAAAAGTAGATGAAAATAGCGTATTAATTTAA
- the era gene encoding GTPase Era, which produces MMYKSGYVAILGKPNVGKSTLMNQLLGQKLSIVNPKPGTTRHKTLGILTRSDAQIIFVDTPGFQKEKNALEKHMRVAAKSSLEEADLVLLMNDVDGVRSQDQDFFQLLSGISKPVIGLVNKIDLMREDEIPLMIEKFSKLLPFKKVMDISCLTGKNLDDLLNHILEYLPEGEPYYPESDVSDRNERFFIGEIIREKVLLFLHQEVPHGVAIKIEEMKERTEKNLWYIKANLFVEKDSQKGILIGGEGKMLKKIGEESRKEIEKFLSTKVYLDLWVKVLKDWRKDEQALKRLGFNLEQ; this is translated from the coding sequence ATGATGTATAAATCCGGTTACGTAGCAATTCTCGGGAAGCCGAATGTGGGAAAATCCACATTGATGAATCAATTGCTGGGTCAAAAACTTTCTATTGTCAATCCCAAACCTGGAACGACTCGTCATAAGACGCTTGGAATTTTAACGCGTTCAGATGCCCAAATTATTTTTGTCGATACGCCCGGCTTCCAAAAAGAGAAGAATGCTTTAGAAAAACATATGAGGGTCGCGGCCAAGAGTTCGTTGGAAGAAGCAGATCTTGTTCTTTTGATGAATGATGTTGATGGAGTTCGATCTCAAGATCAGGATTTTTTCCAATTGCTTTCAGGAATTTCTAAACCTGTCATAGGCCTCGTTAATAAAATTGATCTCATGAGAGAAGATGAAATTCCTTTGATGATAGAAAAATTTTCGAAGCTTCTTCCCTTTAAAAAAGTGATGGATATTTCTTGTCTGACGGGAAAGAACCTGGATGATCTTTTGAATCATATTCTTGAATATCTTCCGGAGGGCGAGCCTTATTATCCAGAATCGGATGTTTCGGATCGAAATGAGCGCTTTTTTATTGGTGAAATCATTCGCGAAAAGGTCCTTCTCTTTCTTCATCAAGAGGTTCCTCATGGAGTGGCCATCAAGATTGAAGAAATGAAGGAGAGAACCGAAAAGAATTTGTGGTATATCAAGGCCAATCTCTTTGTCGAAAAAGATTCTCAAAAAGGAATTTTGATTGGGGGAGAAGGGAAAATGCTTAAAAAAATAGGGGAGGAAAGCCGCAAGGAAATTGAAAAATTTCTCTCTACGAAAGTTTATTTAGATCTTTGGGTGAAAGTTTTAAAAGATTGGCGAAAGGATGAGCAGGCACTGAAGCGGTTGGGGTTTAATTTAGAACAATAA
- a CDS encoding RNA methyltransferase — MTKLENISIVLVHPQNPGNIGSVLRAMGNGGLTHLVLVDPCDLNNPELKKMAVGDLSILGKAKIYSDLKEALKPFRWTIATTRRHRRRFNQTLSPREVVEKIKGVHSQSKIAIVFGPEDKGLENAELALCQNLSTIPSHAHFPSLNLAQAVMIYSYEIYRARIEKFQSKSEDFVGMKALEGMYGHLEKTLFQIGYFTRGKPERLMESIRNFLGRALLSARDIRILRGICSTIERKLKVKS; from the coding sequence ATGACAAAGCTAGAAAACATATCCATCGTTCTTGTTCACCCGCAAAACCCTGGAAATATTGGGTCTGTTTTAAGGGCGATGGGAAATGGGGGATTAACCCATCTTGTTTTGGTGGACCCATGCGATTTGAACAATCCTGAACTCAAAAAAATGGCGGTTGGGGATTTATCTATTTTAGGAAAGGCCAAAATTTATAGCGATTTAAAGGAGGCCCTTAAACCCTTTCGTTGGACGATTGCAACGACTCGAAGGCATCGAAGAAGATTTAATCAAACCTTATCCCCCCGCGAAGTTGTAGAAAAAATCAAGGGCGTTCATTCACAATCAAAAATTGCAATTGTGTTTGGCCCTGAAGATAAGGGCCTAGAAAATGCGGAGCTGGCGCTTTGCCAAAATTTATCGACCATTCCCTCGCACGCTCATTTCCCGTCTTTGAATTTGGCTCAGGCCGTCATGATTTATTCTTATGAAATCTATCGTGCTCGCATTGAAAAGTTTCAATCCAAATCGGAAGATTTTGTGGGGATGAAAGCTCTGGAAGGGATGTACGGGCATCTTGAAAAAACTTTATTTCAAATCGGTTATTTTACACGGGGGAAGCCTGAACGACTGATGGAATCCATTCGAAATTTTTTGGGTCGGGCTTTGCTTAGTGCAAGAGATATACGAATCTTGCGGGGAATCTGTTCGACCATTGAAAGAAAGTTAAAAGTGAAAAGTTAA
- a CDS encoding patatin-like phospholipase family protein has translation MGLMHVHEKPTKIKIGLALGGGGARGLAHIGVLKALQEAKIPLHLIAGTSMGAIIGGTFAIYPNHKTLEEKLFGFLEKEALFRLESTFLKTEEDTRHIGLKRLANFLREIYLWKIRSSKKWIVDSVLVEKLIHELVGEESFDACKIPFVALATDLYSGEKIILGHGKLKEAILASAAIPGTLEPVELYGRLLADGGIIEPIPVKVAKDMGMDIVIAVDVGKEVKKRKKFRNLIDIVVQAENIKAYELSKMKISPADIIIEPEVGHISWAHFSKAQECIRRGEIATWNVLPRLKVLIAQLERKKFFGKILPFAKKLTEGKIVDGEP, from the coding sequence ATGGGTCTTATGCATGTTCATGAGAAACCGACAAAGATTAAAATCGGCCTTGCTCTGGGCGGCGGGGGTGCAAGGGGTTTGGCTCATATTGGTGTTTTAAAAGCACTCCAAGAAGCCAAGATTCCCCTTCATTTAATCGCCGGAACCAGTATGGGAGCCATCATTGGAGGCACTTTTGCTATTTATCCAAATCACAAGACCTTAGAAGAAAAACTGTTTGGATTTTTGGAAAAGGAAGCCCTCTTTCGTCTGGAGTCCACTTTTCTCAAAACCGAAGAGGATACCCGCCATATAGGTCTTAAGAGACTTGCCAATTTCTTGCGAGAGATTTACTTATGGAAAATAAGATCTAGCAAGAAGTGGATTGTTGACTCTGTTCTGGTTGAAAAATTGATTCATGAGCTCGTCGGCGAAGAGAGCTTTGATGCCTGCAAAATTCCCTTTGTAGCCCTGGCCACAGATCTTTATTCAGGGGAAAAAATTATTTTGGGACATGGAAAATTAAAAGAAGCCATTCTTGCAAGCGCTGCCATTCCTGGAACCCTGGAGCCTGTTGAACTCTATGGACGACTCCTGGCCGATGGAGGAATTATTGAACCGATTCCGGTCAAGGTTGCAAAAGACATGGGAATGGATATTGTGATTGCTGTTGATGTAGGGAAAGAAGTAAAAAAGCGAAAGAAATTTAGAAATTTGATTGATATTGTAGTTCAGGCGGAAAACATTAAGGCCTATGAGCTGAGCAAAATGAAGATTTCCCCTGCCGATATTATCATTGAACCTGAAGTGGGACATATCAGTTGGGCGCATTTCTCAAAGGCCCAAGAATGTATCCGGCGAGGCGAGATTGCTACGTGGAATGTGCTGCCGCGATTGAAGGTGTTGATTGCACAACTTGAGCGCAAGAAGTTTTTTGGAAAGATTTTGCCCTTTGCAAAAAAGCTCACGGAAGGGAAAATAGTGGATGGAGAACCATGA
- a CDS encoding thiolase family protein, translating into MEIIKKRIVLACGMRTPIGHINKSLADLRPDEMGTMAIRSVIEKAKIDPKLVDGVLMGWVGQLSNAPNIARVCALNAGMSEQSVAFTLHVNCVSGIEAVASAARQILVGEGELFIAGGTESMSSFPYTIRGARRYRGLKTLNDVKKNWNTLLEDPHIEIGDCMLEGLRDPVKGMIMAETAEILAQLYDISRDEQDHYAVESYRRAIEGIRKGVFKPYVSPVIKNGTVLLSEDENPLQRENFVLDPEKAKKAPALFDNEAYPFKNFWASYGHEIRGKKYIDGKTHGTITAFNSCPRSDGAAAVIVTTDTKAKELGLDIIAELKSWGFTGVNPALMGVGPTFATEKALERAKVSFDKLDILELHEAFAAGCLAIFKVGQNKFGHHWQEKWKAGQVNPYGGSIALGHPLAASGTRILLNLGYELKASPKGKLGLAAACAAGGVSGSAVLEKYEG; encoded by the coding sequence ATGGAAATCATCAAAAAGCGAATTGTACTAGCCTGTGGCATGAGAACCCCCATTGGTCATATCAATAAGAGCTTGGCGGATTTAAGGCCCGATGAAATGGGAACAATGGCGATTCGTTCAGTCATAGAAAAAGCAAAAATTGATCCCAAACTTGTTGACGGGGTTTTAATGGGTTGGGTGGGACAATTAAGTAATGCCCCCAACATTGCACGAGTTTGTGCCTTAAATGCAGGAATGTCAGAGCAGTCTGTGGCCTTCACACTTCATGTCAATTGTGTTTCAGGAATTGAAGCCGTTGCCTCGGCTGCCCGCCAAATTCTGGTTGGAGAAGGAGAACTGTTTATCGCCGGAGGAACAGAAAGCATGAGTTCCTTCCCCTATACCATTCGAGGGGCTCGAAGATATCGTGGATTAAAAACACTCAACGATGTAAAGAAAAATTGGAATACCCTTTTAGAAGATCCTCATATTGAGATTGGGGACTGCATGCTAGAAGGATTAAGAGACCCCGTCAAAGGAATGATCATGGCTGAGACCGCTGAAATCCTCGCCCAATTGTATGATATTTCAAGGGACGAGCAGGATCATTATGCCGTTGAAAGTTACAGGCGGGCCATTGAAGGTATTCGAAAAGGGGTTTTTAAACCCTATGTTTCTCCAGTGATTAAAAATGGAACCGTCCTTTTAAGCGAGGATGAGAATCCTCTACAGCGAGAAAATTTTGTTCTCGACCCTGAAAAAGCTAAAAAGGCCCCTGCCCTGTTTGACAATGAGGCCTATCCCTTCAAAAATTTTTGGGCAAGTTATGGCCATGAAATTAGAGGGAAAAAATATATCGATGGAAAAACTCACGGAACGATTACAGCCTTTAACTCCTGCCCTCGAAGCGACGGAGCTGCAGCAGTGATTGTGACCACAGATACAAAAGCAAAGGAGCTTGGACTCGATATTATTGCAGAACTCAAAAGTTGGGGCTTTACAGGCGTCAATCCAGCCCTCATGGGCGTGGGACCGACATTTGCGACAGAAAAGGCCCTTGAGAGGGCTAAAGTCTCTTTTGACAAGCTAGACATCCTAGAGCTTCATGAGGCGTTCGCAGCTGGATGTCTGGCCATTTTTAAAGTCGGACAAAATAAATTTGGGCATCACTGGCAAGAAAAATGGAAAGCGGGTCAAGTGAACCCTTATGGAGGGTCTATTGCCCTCGGGCATCCCCTCGCCGCATCAGGAACAAGAATTCTTCTGAATCTTGGATACGAATTAAAAGCATCTCCTAAGGGTAAATTGGGGCTGGCAGCAGCCTGTGCAGCAGGTGGGGTCTCAGGAAGTGCCGTGTTGGAAAAATATGAAGGGTGA
- a CDS encoding aldehyde dehydrogenase family protein, whose protein sequence is MKTYPFLIAGKPCTSTQKQEVINPFNGEVVGSVFLAQKSDIEKAIESAVETFKKSRLLPSYERARILKAIAEKIAQKKEELACTIVEENGKPIRDCRMEVDRVVMTFEIAAEEAKRIPGELIPMDLRRDTEGRLGILKRFPIGPLTAMTPFNYPLNLAAHKIAPALAVGNPVILKPSMMTPISGLLLGQIIEECSSLPGMISVIPSLHEECEALVTDVRIKMISFTGSPDVGWDLKKRCGHKRITLELGGNAGVIIHEDTDLELAVSRSLRGAFAYAGQVCISVQRIYIHEKIYDRFVGKFLEGVKKLKAGNPMDEATDMGPMIRENQAIRAQEWIEEAIHAGAKLLAGGKRTGSFVEPTVLENVPKGTKVCDKEAFAPLVNIFCYTHFEDAVRAVNDTPYGLQAGIFTQNIGRILHAYENIEVGALMVNEVPTFRLDHMPYGGTKLSGFGREGLKYAIEEMTELRLLVLKS, encoded by the coding sequence ATGAAAACCTATCCCTTTCTCATTGCAGGAAAACCCTGTACCTCCACCCAAAAGCAAGAGGTGATCAATCCTTTTAATGGCGAAGTTGTCGGATCTGTTTTTCTTGCCCAAAAATCAGATATTGAAAAAGCCATAGAAAGTGCTGTTGAGACTTTTAAAAAATCTAGACTCCTTCCCTCTTACGAGCGTGCAAGAATTTTAAAAGCGATCGCTGAGAAAATCGCTCAAAAAAAAGAAGAGCTCGCTTGCACCATTGTTGAAGAAAATGGCAAACCCATTCGAGACTGTCGAATGGAAGTGGATCGGGTGGTCATGACTTTTGAGATTGCCGCAGAAGAGGCTAAACGGATTCCGGGAGAATTAATTCCCATGGATCTTCGCAGAGATACTGAAGGTCGATTGGGAATTTTAAAGCGGTTTCCCATAGGACCCCTCACAGCGATGACCCCTTTTAATTATCCTCTTAATTTGGCAGCCCATAAAATTGCCCCTGCACTTGCCGTTGGAAATCCAGTCATTTTAAAACCATCCATGATGACCCCCATCAGTGGTCTTCTTTTAGGTCAAATCATTGAAGAGTGTAGCTCCCTTCCAGGAATGATCAGCGTCATTCCATCTCTCCATGAAGAATGTGAAGCACTTGTCACTGACGTGCGCATAAAAATGATCAGCTTCACCGGAAGCCCCGACGTTGGATGGGATTTAAAAAAACGATGTGGCCACAAGAGAATCACGCTTGAATTGGGTGGAAATGCCGGTGTGATTATCCATGAAGACACGGATCTTGAGCTTGCAGTAAGTCGCTCTCTCAGGGGAGCTTTTGCCTATGCAGGTCAAGTGTGTATATCGGTTCAAAGGATTTATATTCATGAAAAAATTTACGATCGATTTGTCGGAAAATTTCTTGAAGGCGTTAAAAAACTAAAAGCGGGTAACCCGATGGATGAAGCTACGGATATGGGCCCTATGATCAGGGAAAATCAAGCCATTCGAGCCCAAGAATGGATCGAAGAAGCTATCCATGCAGGTGCAAAACTTTTAGCAGGAGGAAAAAGGACTGGAAGTTTTGTTGAACCCACCGTTCTTGAAAATGTGCCCAAAGGGACAAAGGTTTGTGATAAAGAGGCCTTCGCTCCCCTCGTCAATATTTTTTGTTATACTCATTTTGAGGATGCTGTTCGGGCTGTGAACGATACCCCCTACGGCCTCCAGGCTGGCATTTTTACTCAAAATATCGGGCGTATTCTTCATGCTTATGAAAATATCGAGGTCGGAGCCCTCATGGTCAATGAAGTCCCCACTTTCCGGCTTGACCACATGCCCTACGGCGGAACCAAACTCTCCGGATTTGGCCGTGAAGGCTTGAAATATGCCATTGAAGAAATGACAGAACTGAGACTTTTGGTTTTGAAAAGTTAA